ATTTATCCTTCAGATCGTGCAGCGCTTTGGCGGTTTGCACGCAGCTCGCCGTGAGGCCAGCCACGCTTGCTGATATTGAAAGCGGATCCATGATTACAGACAGCAGAAAAGAAGCAGTGATGGATTGACAACGCTGAAATGAGGAGAGGTGACTTTCTGCCCCCACGAACTGTGGCAGTGCAGACGCAGATTGCAGATCGCAGATCGCCTGGCTGAGTCTACAAGGATTGCTACTGTATATCAAGAAACCAAATGATTCAAGCATAGGAGATCATCTCTCACTAGGCATGCAGGAGCTCCGGCAAGCTGCTCTGTAGATATTCATAGCTAACTATAAGACTATGCTCTTTAGCCACATGGGCTGTTATCCTGCGTACTTAGTACAGGGTCATGAGCCAGCAAACTACCGACTTTGCCCTTACGCTGAAATAAACTAGCCTTGTCACCAAGCTGGCGTCTATTTACACGGCAGACGTCGCACAAGGGGGAGCCCTCCGGTTATAAGTGGGCTAGACACAGATCGGATGTTGAGGAGCACTCAAATTAACACGGATAATGAATCGCCCAAACTTTGTATAATTGCGCTCTCAATTATTAGTTTTGATAGAAGCTCCGCCGTTCGAAATTTTGGGGGCTTGTCACCACCGCAGCAGGACTAGCACGAAGCCTTGCGCAACGACTTGGACAACTTGGACAACACTTGGACAGATCGGGCAACAGTCTCTCGAGCGCTGGGGCTAATGTTGAGTCTATCAATCCCTGGCTGGGCCTGGTAGACTGGTACCCAATATGGGACCCTTCTGGTATCCACCAGGCCTGCCGCGTGGTGCTAAGTGGTGATGGGATTCTTCAGCCGAGAATGAGGCAACAGGGATATCCAATAAAGCGCAGTGGACAGCGCGATGTGGGCCGCGGAGGCAGATCAGCAGGCATGACAGGCGAGGTTTCCAGAGTTCAAATCAAACTATTGACGATCGGTCGGTGATTGCTGCTGTATACGGGATAGACCCGAGCTGTCTGGGGTCGAACTCCCCCACAGCTCCACAAGCAAGACTCTACAGCCGCGGCATAACAGCTTCGATAGTTCTAACGGCCTTCACCGACCTTACCGAGGGTGGAGAGACCGGCCTATCTTGTTTAGCTTTTCAGGGGTGGCAAATACCTGCATGTATAAAGCCTGGGAGAAATCCGGCACGTTGGTTTCACCACTCACTGCGAGCCATTCCTTGTTTCAAGATGATGCTTCCTCGCTTGTTCAGCCTTTTGGCCGCTACTGCTGGCGTCGCCAGGGCCGTAAACATCACCGGCTACGAGTATGTTGTCGTTGGctccggtgctggtggtggtcccCTGGCTGCACGCCTCGCCCTGGCTGGCCACAAGActctgctgctggaagcTGGTGACGACCAGGGTCAAACTTACAACTATAGTATCCCTGCCTACTCGGCGAGAGCctccgaggacgagaagctTGCGTGGAACTTCTTCGTTCACCACTATGCCGATGACGAGCGCCAGGCCCGCGACTGGAAGACCAGCTACGAAACTCCTGATGGCGACCTGTACACCGGACTGAGCCCCCCGGAAGGGTCTAAAGTGAAGGGAACCCTCTATCCCCGCACAGGTATGCATTACACTGGCGAGAATTTTGAATGAATCTAATACTGTCACAGGTACCCTCGGAGGATGCACAGCCCACAACGCCCTGATTGCAGTCTACCCCCACCAGTCCGACTTTGAATACATCTCGACTTTGACTGGCGACGGCTCCTGGTCCCCCGATAACATGCGGAAATACTTTACCAAGCTGGAGAAAAACAACTACCTGCTGCCTGGGATGGAGGGCCACGGCTACGATGGCTGGTTCTCCACCGAGACCGCTCCGCTGAGCCTCGTCCTCAAGGACCCCCAGCTGCTCAGCATGCTCACTGGCGGTGCTTTTGCTCTTGGAAACCTGACCGAtaacatcttcaacatcggAACGCTGCTCGCTGGTGATGCCAATGCCGATACCTCGACTCGTGACACCAAGTCCGGTTACTATCAGATTCCCGTCTCGACCGACGATGCTCACCGAAACGGCGCTCGTGAATTCATTATTGCTGTCCGGGATGCAAAGAACGATGATGGCTCCAAGAAATACCCTCTCGACGTCCGCATGAACACCCACGTTACCAAGGTGGCCTTCGACGAGAGCCACGACACCCCCCGTGCTACTGGCGTCCACTTCCTCGACGGCAGGTACCTCTACAAGGCCAGCCCGTTGTCGAAGACCGCCTCTTCTGGAGTCCCTGGCTTtgcatctgcttctcgcGAGGTCATCGTCGCCGGCGGTGTCTACAACTCCCCCCAGATCCTCAAGCTGAGTGGCATTGGCCCGGCTAAGGAGCTGAACCAGTTCGGCATCAAGGTCATCAAGGACCTCCCCGGCGTCGGCACCAACCTCCAGGACCACTACGAGATCTCCGTCCAGGGCAAGATCGAGAACGACTTCTCCTGCCTGGACGGCTGCACCTTCAGCATCCGCGACCAGGAAGACCCCTGCATCGACCGCTGGGAATCGCCCGTCCTCGGTGACCGCGGCATCTACTCGTCCCCCGGCCTCGCCGCTACAATGCTCTACAAGAGCTCCGTCACTGCAGACAACAGCTTCGACATCTTCTGCTTCGGCGGCCCCGTCAACTTCCGCGGCTACTTCCCCGACTACAGCATCAACGCCACCGACGAGCATAACTGGTTCACCTGGGCTATCTTGAAGGCGCACCCGCGCAACACCGCCGGCACTGTGGCCCTGCAGTCCGCTGACCCCCTCGACATGCCCAAGATCACCTTCAACTACTTCGACACGGGCGTCGGCGACCACGACGCTGACCTGACGGCTCTGTACGAAGCCATCGAGCTCGCCCGGGACGCTATGCACCGCCAGCCCATCAACGTCACAGAGGTCCTCCCCGGCGCGGCCATCACGTCCAAAGAAGACATCGAAACCTACGTCAAGGACGGCGCATGGGGCCACCACGCCTCGTGTACCTGTCCTATCGGTGCTGACGATGACCCCACGGCTGTGCTGGACTCCAAGTTCCGCGTCCGTGGTGTCGCGGGTCTccgtgttgttgatgcgtcTGTTTATCCCAAGATTCCTGGGACTTTCACGGCTGTGTCGACTTATATggttgcggagaaggcggCTGATGAGATCCTCAGCGGCCTTGCTAGCTCTTGATCG
Above is a window of Aspergillus puulaauensis MK2 DNA, chromosome 2, nearly complete sequence DNA encoding:
- a CDS encoding GMC family oxidoreductase (CAZy:AA3;~COG:E;~EggNog:ENOG410PJ63;~InterPro:IPR012132,IPR036188,IPR000172,IPR007867;~PFAM:PF05199,PF00732;~SECRETED:SignalP(1-19);~go_function: GO:0016614 - oxidoreductase activity, acting on CH-OH group of donors [Evidence IEA];~go_function: GO:0050660 - flavin adenine dinucleotide binding [Evidence IEA];~go_process: GO:0055114 - oxidation-reduction process [Evidence IEA]) gives rise to the protein MMLPRLFSLLAATAGVARAVNITGYEYVVVGSGAGGGPLAARLALAGHKTLLLEAGDDQGQTYNYSIPAYSARASEDEKLAWNFFVHHYADDERQARDWKTSYETPDGDLYTGLSPPEGSKVKGTLYPRTGTLGGCTAHNALIAVYPHQSDFEYISTLTGDGSWSPDNMRKYFTKLEKNNYLLPGMEGHGYDGWFSTETAPLSLVLKDPQLLSMLTGGAFALGNLTDNIFNIGTLLAGDANADTSTRDTKSGYYQIPVSTDDAHRNGAREFIIAVRDAKNDDGSKKYPLDVRMNTHVTKVAFDESHDTPRATGVHFLDGRYLYKASPLSKTASSGVPGFASASREVIVAGGVYNSPQILKLSGIGPAKELNQFGIKVIKDLPGVGTNLQDHYEISVQGKIENDFSCLDGCTFSIRDQEDPCIDRWESPVLGDRGIYSSPGLAATMLYKSSVTADNSFDIFCFGGPVNFRGYFPDYSINATDEHNWFTWAILKAHPRNTAGTVALQSADPLDMPKITFNYFDTGVGDHDADLTALYEAIELARDAMHRQPINVTEVLPGAAITSKEDIETYVKDGAWGHHASCTCPIGADDDPTAVLDSKFRVRGVAGLRVVDASVYPKIPGTFTAVSTYMVAEKAADEILSGLASS